In Candidatus Eisenbacteria bacterium, the genomic window ATGTCGTCGAGTGCCGCGAGGCTGCGCGCCCACGGGTACGTCACATAGCCGCCATAGGCCTCGTCACCGCCATCCCCGGACAGCGCGACCGTGACCGAACGTCTCGCCATCTCGGAAACGTAGTAGGTCGGAATGATCGAGGCGTCCGCGAACGGCTCGTCGCACTGCCACAGCAGGCGCGGCAACACCTCGGCCGCATCCGGGCGCACCACGTACTCCTGGTGATCGGTCCCGATGTGACGCGCCACGCGCCGCGCGTGTTCCAGCTCGTCGCCACCCGGGAAGCCTTCGAAGCCGATCGAGAACGTCTTGACCGGACTGCCGACCGCCTGCTGCATGAGCGCGACGACCGCGCTCGAGTCGATCCCCCCCGACAGGAACGCGCCGAGCGGCACGTCCGCGACCAGCCGCAATCGCACCGCCTCCGACAGCAGCGCGCGCAGGCGCTCGCGGTAGTACTCGGCCGAGTGGCCGCGATCGGGCTCGATCGGCAGCGACCAGTAACGCTCGACGCGCGGGCCGTTCGCGTCACAGATCAGCCGATGCGCGGGTGGCAGCTTGAAGACACCACGCCACGGGGTCCGGGGCGACGGGATGTACTGAAACGTGAGGTACTCGGCGATCGCCTGCGCGTCCAGATCGCGCGGCACCGAAGGATCGAGCAACAGGGCCTTGAGCTCGGAGGCGAACACCAGCCGCTGACCATCGTCGTGCCAGTAGAGCGGCTTGATCCCGAGCCGGTCGCGGGCGATCAGCAGTCGTCGCCGGTTGCGATCGAACAGCCCGAACGCGAACATTCCGCGCAGGTGGTGCAGCAGCTCGTCACCATGTTCCTCGTAGAGATGCAGCAGCGCCTCGGTGTCGCTCGAGCCGCGGAAGCGATGGCCGCGCGCCGCGAGCGTCGAGCGGATCTCGGGCCATTCGTAGAGCTCGCCGTTGTACGTCACCCACAGCGACTCGTCCTCGTTGGGCATCGGCTGGTGGCCGCCCGGCGAAAGGTCGACGATCGCGAGCCGCCGGTGCGCGAGCCCGACCGGGCCATCGATCCACACGTCGGAATCGTCGGGGCCACGGTGGCGCATCGCCAGCGCCTGGCGCTGCAGCAGCCCGCGGTCGGCGGGCGCATCGCTGCGGTAGTGAAAGACTCCGGCGATTCCGCACATGGGTCAGTGTCCCTCGCTGGGAGTGACACGCACTCCCTCGGCGGGATCGCGACCCTCGACGCGCACGCGCACGCGCCCGACGGTCCATCCCGAGTAGTAGTCGTCGTCGAAAAAGTAGTCGCTCAGGCGGTAGTTCGGATAGGGGGCCTGCCGAATGAAGCGGACCTTCACATCGTAGTCGCCGGGGGCGGCATCGGCGGGAATCCGCACCGAGAAACTGTCCGCGATCACCTCCGACTCGCGCCACAGGTCGACGCCGTAGTCGCCGCCGACCGGTAGGTGGTCGTCGCGGAACCGGTAGCGCTCCCCGCGCCCGCTCTCGATCACCTTGCGCGCGGGCTTGGAGATCCAGCGGGGCGGCGCGAACCCCACCGGCAGTTCGCGATCAAAGCGCACCGCGACCAGGTAGGAGCCACGCGGGAGCGCGTGCGGGGTGCGCCACGCGGCCACCCCTCGCAGCGTGTCTCCCCGGGCCGCGACCGCCGGCGCAATCCGGAATCCCTGCAGCGCCGGAACATCGTCGTCGATTCGGCGTGCCACGCCCCCCCGCTCGGGATCGAAGTGCTTCACGTAGGGGCGCGGCGGCGGGGCGCTCTCGAGA contains:
- the asnB gene encoding asparagine synthase (glutamine-hydrolyzing) — protein: MCGIAGVFHYRSDAPADRGLLQRQALAMRHRGPDDSDVWIDGPVGLAHRRLAIVDLSPGGHQPMPNEDESLWVTYNGELYEWPEIRSTLAARGHRFRGSSDTEALLHLYEEHGDELLHHLRGMFAFGLFDRNRRRLLIARDRLGIKPLYWHDDGQRLVFASELKALLLDPSVPRDLDAQAIAEYLTFQYIPSPRTPWRGVFKLPPAHRLICDANGPRVERYWSLPIEPDRGHSAEYYRERLRALLSEAVRLRLVADVPLGAFLSGGIDSSAVVALMQQAVGSPVKTFSIGFEGFPGGDELEHARRVARHIGTDHQEYVVRPDAAEVLPRLLWQCDEPFADASIIPTYYVSEMARRSVTVALSGDGGDEAYGGYVTYPWARSLAALDDIPLPLRRALERGTRGWPPGSSLRRKLRRLALSVGDRHLEAMSFFPPEELNRVLSREFTSGLAGHDPYAAHRLKHAAAAAAVGDLPALLNLDTQTYMVDDVLHKVDRASMLTSLEVRVPLLDHKVMEFVAGIPFEYKLRGDTTKWILREAVRDLLPPEILARGKQGFGVPLGHWLKGDLGDLARELLLDSRSSRRGWFEAREVERLLRGPGEDERRDRKVWALLCLELWAQCYVDRPRESLDSFAVPSVPSGIRAAAAGR